In Miscanthus floridulus cultivar M001 chromosome 5, ASM1932011v1, whole genome shotgun sequence, one genomic interval encodes:
- the LOC136454185 gene encoding glycine-rich protein DOT1-like, protein MGGVGAGGPRGMAGGRAGSYSSSSSPPPPPPPPPCLLLTSSPSSSSSPPPPVGVGGPAWGRGRRRRGGGGWRGPGQASAHGMGRGCGGRRAARGRAVTRWLAGVGASAGAAHGEGRVARGVGAGRRWRAAARGWPGSAARGRVAARGVGGGPVVGGRGHGARGGGGAARGAGVGRRWRAAARGRPGAVARGGVGRERRARGAVFRILYNLRDIRGIALHIDEGFVTRL, encoded by the exons ATGGGCGGCGTCGGGGCAGGCGGTCCACGGGGCatggccgggggcagggccggctcctactcctcctcctcctcccctcctccccctcctcctcctcctccttgcctcctcctcacctcctccccctcctcctcctcctctcctcctccacccGTCGGCGTTGGTGGGCCGGCGTGGGGCCGGGGCAGGCGTCGGCGTGGGGGCGGGGGCTGGCGGGGGCCGGGGCAGGCGTCGGCGCACGGCATGGGGAGGGGCTGCGgcgggcggcgcgcggcgcggggaagGGCGGTGACCCGGTGGCTGGCGGGCGTGGGGGCAAGCGCGGGCGCGGCGCACGGGGAGGGGAGGGTGGCGCGCGGCGTGGGGGCGGGCCGGCGttggcgggcggcggcgcggggatgGCCGGGATCGGCGGCGCGGGGAAGGGTGGCAGCGcgtggcgtcggcggcggcccGGTGGTTGGCGGGCGCGGGCACGGCgcacggggagggggaggggcggcgcgcggcgcgggggtgggccggcgttggcgggcggcggcgcggggacggCCGGGAGCGGTGGCGCGGGGCGGCGTTGGCCGGGAGCGGCGCGCGCGCGGGGCTGT CTTCAGGATACTGTACAACCTTCGCGACATCCGCGGGATCGCGCTGCACATCGACGAGGGCTTCGTCACGCGCCTCTGA